The proteins below come from a single Triticum aestivum cultivar Chinese Spring chromosome 5D, IWGSC CS RefSeq v2.1, whole genome shotgun sequence genomic window:
- the LOC123122911 gene encoding cytochrome P450 81Q32 has translation MQGWCHCHTRHTHPNPRPQLKCHDSGHISSHGPRLAMDKAYITILTIAFLFLLHYILGKVSNGRRGRGAVQLPPSPPAIPFLGHLHLLEKPFHAALLRLAARLGPVFSLRLGSRRAVVVSSAECARECFTEHDVTFANRPRFPSQLLVSFDGAALATSSYGPHWRNLRRVAAVQLLSAHRVSCMSGVIAGEVRAMARRLFRAAAASPGGDGAARVQLKRRLFELSLSVLMETIAQTKGTRSEADADTDMSVEAQQFKKVVDELIPHLGAANTWDYLPVLRWFDVFGVRNKILAAVSRRDAFLHRLIDNERRRLDHAGTEGDKKSMIAVLLNLQKTEPEVYTDTMITALCANLFGAGTETTSTTTEWAMSLLLNHPAALRKAQAEIDAAVGTSRLVTADDVPRLAYLQCIVSETLRLYPAAPMLLPHQSSADCKVGGYNVPSGTMLMVNAYAIHRDPAVWERPLEFVPERFEDGKAEGRFMIPFGMGRRRCPGETLALRTIGMVLATLVQCFDWERVDGAEVDMTEGGGLTIPKVVPLEAVCRPRPAMRDVLQSL, from the exons ATGCAAGGATGGTGCCACTGCCACACAAGACACACACATCCAAACCCGAGGCCTCAACTCAAGTGTCACGACTCAGGACACATCAGCTCCCACGGACCACGGTTAGCCATGGATAAGGCGTACATTACCATCCTCACCATCGCCTTTCTCTTCCTGCTCCACTACATTCTAGGCAAGGTCAGCAATGGCAGGCGCGGCAGGGGCGCCGTGCAGCTGCCGCCGAGCCCCCCGGCCATCCCCTTCCTCGGCCACCTCCACCTCCTGGAGAAGCCGTTCCACGCGGCGCTGCTCCGCCTCGCCGCGCGGCTCGGCCCGGTCTTCTCGCTGCGCCTCGGCTCGCGCCGCGCCGTGGTGGTGTCCTCGGCGGAGTGCGCCAGGGAGTGCTTCACGGAGCACGACGTGACGTTCGCCAACCGGCCCCGGTTCCCCTCGCAGCTGCTCGTGTCCTTCGACGGCGCCGCGCTCGCCACGTCCAGCTACGGCCCGCACTGGCGCAACCTCCGCCGCGTCGCCGCCGTGCAGCTGCTCTCCGCGCACCGCGTCTCCTGCATGTCCGGCGTCATCGCCGGCGAGGTGCGCGCCATGGCGCGCCGGCTGTTCCGCGCCGCCGCGGCGTCccccggcggcgacggcgccgcgCGGGTCCAGCTGAAGCGGAGGCTCTTCGAGCTCTCCCTCAGCGTGCTCATGGAGACCATCGCCCAGACCAAGGGGACCCGGTCGGAGGCCGACGCCGACACGGACATGTCCGTGGAGGCCCAGCAGTTCAAGAAGGTGGTGGACGAGCTCATCCCCCACCTCGGCGCCGCCAACACGTGGGATTACCTGCCGGTGTTGCGGTGGTTCGACGTGTTCGGCGTGAGGAACAAGATCCTGGCCGCCGTGAGCAGGAGGGACGCCTTCCTGCATCGTCTCATCGACAACGAGCGCCGGAGGCTCGACCACGCCGGCACCGAAGGCGACAAGAAGAGCATGATCGCCGTGCTCCTCAATCTGCAGAAGACGGAGCCGGAGGTGTACACCGATACCATGATCACGGCTCTCTGCGCG AATTTATTCGGGGCCGGAACGGAGACCACGTCGACGACGACGGAGTGGGCGATGTCGCTGCTGCTGAACCACCCGGCGGCGCTGAGGAAGGCGCAGGCCGAGATCGACGCGGCCGTGGGGACCTCCCGGCTGGTGACCGCGGACGACGTGCCCCGGCTCGCCTACCTGCAGTGCATCGTGAGCGAGACGCTGCGGCTGTACCCGGCGGCGCCGATGCTGCTGCCGCACCAGTCCTCGGCGGACTGCAAGGTCGGCGGCTACAACGTGCCGAGCGGCACGATGCTGATGGTGAACGCGTACGCCATCCACAGGGACCCGGCGGTGTGGGAGCGCCCGCTGGAGTTCGTCCCGGAGCGGTTCGAGGACGGGAAGGCCGAGGGGCGGTTCATGATCCCGTTCGGGATGGGCCGGCGGCGGTGCCCCGGGGAGACGCTGGCGCTGCGGACCATTGGCATGGTGCTGGCCACGCTGGTGCAGTGCTTCGACTGGGAGCGCGTGGACGGCGCGGAGGTGGACATGACGGAGGGCGGAGGGCTCACCATCCCCAAGGTCGTGCCGCTCGAGGCCGTGTGCAGGCCGCGCCCGGCCATGCGCGACGTGCTTCAGAGCCTCTGA